A stretch of Clostridium sp. BJN0001 DNA encodes these proteins:
- a CDS encoding terminase TerL endonuclease subunit translates to MSRVVRKIIYDETYNPILEYWNWIIQNGKKVVSLKVYKVYKHIVEIINDPNSIWEYDNHKANHAIEFIENYCKHSKGSMGGKAFILELWQKALVAATFGMVDKLEGTRKYKEVLLVVARKNGKSTLAAAIGLYMQIADGEPGAEVYACATKKDQAKIIWLESKRMVKKSKALKKRIKTLVGELTSDFNDSFFKPLGRDSDSLDGLNVHCALLDEIHAWTDKNLYDVIVDGTSAREEPLIFITTTAGTVRECVFDIKYDEASKVINGYDDPDGYKDETFLPVIYELDNRKEWTEEENWIKANPGLGTIKKLDQLKRKVNKAKANPLLVKNLLCKDFNIRETSSEAWLTFEQLNNFNIFDIEKLKPRYGIGGADLSSTTDLTCATIIFKIPNDPEIYVMQMYFLPEELLQKRVEEDKIPYDIWKDIGLLRTTPGNKVHYKYVTEWFQEIQEKYDIYIFSGGYDSWSASYWIEDMKNTFGESTWEPVIQGKKTLSGPMKNLGADLESKIINYNNNPILKWCLSNTAVDIDKNDNIQPIKTSNQRRRIDGLASLLDAYVQYERVKQDYESVI, encoded by the coding sequence ATGAGCAGAGTAGTTAGAAAGATAATTTATGATGAAACGTACAATCCTATTCTGGAGTATTGGAACTGGATTATACAGAATGGCAAAAAAGTTGTTAGTTTAAAAGTTTATAAGGTATATAAACATATAGTTGAAATAATTAATGATCCTAATAGTATATGGGAATATGATAATCACAAAGCAAATCATGCTATCGAGTTTATTGAAAACTATTGTAAACATTCTAAAGGAAGTATGGGAGGAAAGGCCTTTATACTTGAATTATGGCAGAAGGCTCTTGTTGCTGCAACGTTTGGAATGGTTGATAAATTAGAAGGTACAAGAAAATATAAAGAGGTTCTTTTAGTTGTAGCAAGAAAGAATGGTAAATCAACTTTAGCTGCAGCAATTGGTCTTTATATGCAGATAGCTGATGGAGAACCAGGAGCAGAAGTTTACGCATGTGCTACAAAAAAGGACCAGGCAAAAATAATATGGCTTGAATCAAAAAGAATGGTTAAAAAATCTAAGGCTCTTAAGAAAAGAATTAAAACTTTAGTTGGAGAGCTTACAAGTGATTTTAACGATTCTTTTTTTAAACCTCTGGGAAGAGATTCTGATAGTTTAGATGGTTTAAATGTTCATTGTGCATTACTTGATGAAATTCATGCATGGACTGATAAAAATTTATATGATGTTATTGTTGATGGAACATCTGCAAGAGAAGAACCACTTATATTTATAACTACAACTGCAGGTACTGTAAGAGAATGTGTTTTTGATATTAAATATGATGAAGCTTCAAAAGTAATCAACGGTTATGATGATCCTGATGGATATAAAGATGAAACATTTCTGCCAGTAATATACGAACTGGATAACAGAAAGGAATGGACAGAAGAGGAAAACTGGATAAAGGCAAATCCAGGACTTGGAACTATAAAAAAGCTTGACCAGTTAAAAAGAAAAGTTAATAAGGCTAAAGCAAATCCATTACTTGTTAAGAATTTATTATGTAAGGATTTTAATATAAGAGAGACTTCAAGTGAAGCATGGCTTACATTTGAGCAGCTTAATAATTTTAATATATTTGATATTGAAAAATTAAAGCCTAGATATGGAATAGGTGGTGCAGACCTTTCGTCAACAACAGACTTAACATGTGCAACAATAATATTTAAAATTCCTAATGATCCTGAGATATATGTTATGCAGATGTACTTTCTTCCTGAAGAGTTACTTCAAAAAAGAGTTGAAGAGGATAAAATACCTTATGATATATGGAAAGACATAGGACTTCTTAGAACAACTCCAGGAAATAAAGTACATTATAAATATGTTACTGAATGGTTTCAGGAGATTCAGGAAAAGTATGATATTTATATATTTAGTGGCGGTTACGATAGCTGGAGTGCTAGCTATTGGATTGAAGATATGAAAAATACGTTTGGAGAGTCAACATGGGAGCCAGTTATTCAAGGTAAGAAAACATTAAGTGGACCAATGAAGAATTTAGGAGCTGACCTTGAGAGTAAAATAATCAACTATAATAATAATCCTATTCTGAAATGGTGTCTTAGTAATACTGCTGTGGATATTGACAAAAATGATAATATACAGCCAATTAAGACAAGCAATCAGAGAAGAAGAATTGATGGCCTTGCAAGTTTACTTGATGCATATGTACAGTATGAAAGAGTAAAGCAAGATTACGAAAGTGTTATTTAA
- a CDS encoding HNH endonuclease signature motif containing protein, producing the protein MSKEYAKSFYTSKEWIKCRDGYIKTVYGLCERCGKPGKIVHHKKYITQDNINDPDITLNFDNLEYLCLDCHNKEHEFEREKKRVTREGLVFDPNGDLVELPPKNKSGGL; encoded by the coding sequence ATGTCTAAAGAATATGCAAAGTCATTTTACACAAGTAAAGAATGGATTAAATGTAGAGATGGATATATTAAAACTGTGTATGGTTTATGTGAGCGTTGTGGTAAGCCAGGAAAGATAGTTCATCACAAGAAGTATATAACGCAAGATAATATTAACGATCCTGATATCACATTAAACTTTGATAACCTTGAGTATCTTTGTTTAGATTGTCATAACAAAGAGCATGAGTTTGAAAGAGAAAAGAAAAGAGTAACGAGGGAAGGATTAGTATTTGATCCTAATGGTGATCTTGTAGAACTCCCCCCTAAAAATAAATCTGGGGGGCTTTGA
- a CDS encoding tyrosine-type recombinase/integrase, whose translation MRHHSSTFRSRRKKQASNPIKSVSEVLDIQDYLKVKSYRNYMLFILGIATGYRAGDLIELKVREIKNALESGYFSIMEGKKLHSKNIREKNRKPRKVVIIKNLRSKLQEYIKDKNDYEYMFPSRKGGHIQVKRVTEILKEAANYFGIIKITAHSMRKTYAYRIYETNGHDLLAIKEMLGHSSIEETKVYLGLDREVFDNYSETLNDLIH comes from the coding sequence ATGAGGCATCATAGCAGCACCTTTAGAAGCAGAAGAAAAAAACAGGCATCTAATCCTATCAAAAGTGTGAGTGAGGTGCTTGATATTCAGGATTATCTTAAAGTAAAAAGTTACAGAAATTATATGCTTTTCATTTTAGGGATAGCAACAGGATATCGTGCAGGTGATCTTATTGAACTTAAAGTGAGAGAGATAAAAAACGCTTTAGAATCAGGATATTTTTCTATTATGGAAGGCAAAAAGCTTCATTCAAAGAATATACGTGAGAAAAATAGAAAACCAAGAAAAGTAGTTATAATTAAAAACCTGAGAAGTAAGCTCCAGGAATATATAAAAGATAAAAACGATTATGAATATATGTTTCCAAGTAGAAAAGGTGGACACATTCAGGTTAAAAGGGTAACTGAAATATTAAAAGAAGCAGCTAATTATTTTGGAATAATTAAAATAACTGCACATAGTATGAGGAAAACTTATGCATACAGAATATATGAAACAAACGGTCATGATCTATTAGCTATAAAAGAAATGCTGGGACATAGTTCGATAGAAGAAACAAAAGTTTATTTGGGTTTAGACAGAGAAGTTTTTGATAATTATTCAGAAACACTTAATGACTTAATCCATTAA